The following is a genomic window from Adhaeribacter radiodurans.
ATGCCTTAGCCATATCAACAGCACTTTGATGGTGTGGTATCATTTGGGCTGCAAAATCCTTATCAATGTCGTTGTAGATGATTGTATTGTCATTCATCATTGCCATCATGGAATGGGTCAATGCTTTTTGAAATTCTTCTGAATTTGATGATGCTGTTTTTTCAACTTTAGAAATAAAGTCGTGCATCAATCCTATCTCTTTGTTTTGGTCGTCAATTACCTTTTGAGCAAATGCTTTAAGTTCTGCATTGCTTCCCTTATCAACTACTACTTTAGACATTTCTACAGCCCCTTTATGATGTTCAAGCATCATTGCAGCAAAATCTATATCGTTATTGCCGGTTGGTTTAGCAGCGTGCATATCATGCATCATCTTATCCATTGTTGCTGTAATCGGGTTCATTTTATTTTGATTTTGAGTGTTGGAATTACTTTCATTATGAGCTGCATGATTTAATGTATCTTGACCTGCGGAACTGGTATTTGAATTAGTATTACAAGCAAGTACAATAGATGCAAAGCCTGCAAGTAAAAAGACCTTTTTCATGTTTCGTCTGTTGTTAGATGAACAATTACTACACTTTTCAATTAAACTACTGCCTCGGGTTTAGCAGCACTTTGTGTATGCTTTGTCGTTATCATTAGCAGCACAACTACAGCGGCAATTAGAAGTAATACTGCACCGGCAAAGTAAGCTGCCGTATATCCATAGTTTAGTGCTT
Proteins encoded in this region:
- a CDS encoding DUF305 domain-containing protein — its product is MKKVFLLAGFASIVLACNTNSNTSSAGQDTLNHAAHNESNSNTQNQNKMNPITATMDKMMHDMHAAKPTGNNDIDFAAMMLEHHKGAVEMSKVVVDKGSNAELKAFAQKVIDDQNKEIGLMHDFISKVEKTASSNSEEFQKALTHSMMAMMNDNTIIYNDIDKDFAAQMIPHHQSAVDMAKAYLEYGHEKSLTTLCENIISSQAKEIDWLKQWLKNKII